CTGCAGGGTCTCTGTTAAGCCTAAATGCGTGAGCatgaaagtgtttgtgtgtgtgaggcgaCTGTGGAAGACGTCACGTTGATTCAGCACTCTTTATGGAGAGTAAGTCTGTCTGGTTTATCCTCTTTTCCTCCCTTTCTTTCAGAAATCCCAGTTGTATCATGTGTGTGAATGACTGATTACATGCTGTATGTTACCTTATGTTAACATATTATTTTCCTCATGTCAGTGTAATTCTCTAGTATGGTACATAATCTTCAGTAGTACCTCCATGTAGCTTAATGACAGGTTTGTGTGGAGAGACTGGGTTGGTGTTTTTGTCAACAGTTGCTATGGTTTCCTATGTGTTTAAGAGTTGCCATGTAATTTTGTGATTCATTGTCTCTTAAATTCTGAATAACTTGTGTCCTCTAGCTGCATAAGCTCTTGACTGACCTCCCAGATGATATGCTAGAGGATAGTCACGACTCTTCACCAGAGCTGGACTACTCAACTTGCAGTCCTCAAAAAGATCATGACCGGTACAAGAATGGGTTTACTCTCGATCAGCTAAACAACACTTTTTAACAGTATTTTTGTCgttcagaaatgtataaatagtttttatgtattttagaCCACAGCGTGCTTGGAATGGACAGTCTGATCAACCACAACCTCCTTCTGCTGAAACAGTGAGTTTATTACTTTTAATTCAGGTGTTAGTATGGCTGTAGTGCGCATGTAGACACTCATGATGGATAAAGAACATgttcaaatgaaatatttgcTCATTTTTGTTTCTAGAAAATGTTCTACTCATTTCACCAAATAACGCTTGAgatttattgaaaatgaatgcctttttatGTTCATTTGGCTTAGGGTGCTTTCTATGGTAAGGAAAACCCTGCTAACTATTTGATCTTTTTAAAGAATCCTGGAGATACCTATGACCAGTCTGATCATCCGGGTTATCTGTATGGCCATGGCCATGGTCATGTTCATCACCTCCATGGTAGGACAGAACATTTAACCCAGGACTGGGATACACATCAGGGCCAGAACTATCAGTATGAGTCTGGAGACTATGTCTACTCCTCTACTGGAACAGCAGAATCTAATGGTACCAACAACTTCTCTGTTGAAGAGGACTATGAACAGCAAGCTTACCCACACACAGGTCATCACTCTGGAGCAGATGGCCAAGACTATGGAGAATATGATAATGTCGGACACCACTTTCAGGTACATACATATTTGATACCTTTGCTGTTATATACctacatatacattatacattatttaataatattaaatgaaacttttctgtaatatttcCAGAAATTTGATAATGGAATAACTGACAGCCAAGATGTCGACTGTTACAAAGCCAGTTACCAGCCACATAAACCAGCAAAACAACCAAATATGTTTAACATTCAGTCGTCTAATCAAAATGGCCACTTTGACCAGCTGCAAAGAGACTTTCTTGATTCATCTCCAAGTAAGTCATGTGGGGGGGGTGACTACAGACACAAATTTCTCTATAATTGCTTTCAAATATATTGCGATCACTGATAATTAAAACTGGAATGTGTAAGTGAGGAATTTTACACATCAAATGTATCGTGTTTTAGCTACTGTTGATGCCCAGGAATATGCCCAGTTGAAGATTTTAAACAAGGCTCAATTGAGGCAGATTGAGGATCTGGAGCAGAAACTGGAAGATGGCAGGCGTAAGATGAGATATCTTGAGCATCAGTTTGCAATTGTAAAAGGTAAGCTAATGTCTGAAGGAAACCAATAAGAAATTTTCAGGGTTGTCAGGTTCTTGGGTCATTTTTACTATGAAACTGATTATACTGGTATCTGGTCTGGTTGGTGACATTGAGGTCTGTTGTGTCTGTCAGCAGTAATGACCATTTATGAAATTCTTAAGAATCCGTATTTAACCTGCtggaactttatttatttatttatttatttatttatttatttatttatttatttatttaatatatttactatTAAACGGTAAATtacttatatataattacacacacacttttatccTTGTATTGTGTTGAAATGTTAGAATTGGGATTTAAATGTtatgcaattttttaaatgaattgtaTTTTTACTTTGCTTTTGCCCAGATGAAAAGGATGGGCTGACATTATCACTGAAGGAGTCCAGTCATCTCATAGAGGAGGCAAAAGAGAGGGAGTCTCGACTACAAGCGAAAGTCATGTCTTTGGAGCGACAGATTCAGACCCTtacagagagagaacaggaggtaaaaatacagttttgtgaaTCACGTCTTGCCTACAACGTACACACACTGTGCACCTGTAGCTGAGCAAGAGccttgttttgatttgtttgtgtaGAACATGAAGAAGCAGTATGCTGCAGAGGCAGCAGTAGACAGTCTGCAGCAGCAGATGACTGAGCTGTGTCGCTCTGATACGCTGACACGATCACGGGAACAACACGACAGAGACATGGCTGCCATAAAGGAACAGCATGAAGCTAGAGTGTTTGCCCTACAACAAAAGTTAGACACACATGGTCAAAATCTGGAGGAGCAGGTTAGTTCATTTTTGAatcttattgaatgttattagtAATTTTATTAGGTAAACTTACCAAATGGATGCAGCGCCTGATCCATCTGCTGCTATACACAATTTTCCACCCAGCACATAGGGGTGTTATGAGAGAGGTCCACCAACCAACTTGTATGTAATTGGCAGCAGTCTGTAATCAGTAACTGTAAACCTGTATGATGGCTCTACCTGATAAAGTAGCCAGTAGGTTTAGTTACACAGTAGGGATACCTAATAAAGTGACCATTATTTTGTATGCATTGTTTGTGTGCTGAACAGCAACAAAACCCCTGGATTAAAGTTCTCCTCTTACAGTTCACTTTGTTAGCAATCTATTGTGGTTGTCTTAGAGAGCAGTAATCCCTTGTGTTGTGTTTAACAATATATATGCTTATCTGATTTGTGTGATATTATGATAAAGTACTTTTGATtaatcacaaaaacaaatcacaaaactAAAACTACTGAATGCTCTCACTTTTCAGTAGAGGGCACTACAAACCCTTGTGGACCTCAGGTTATAAGTTGCACATAAGAAAATGTGAGTGCGTGCCTGTACATAACAGGTGCAGGCGGCCCAGAGGCTGCGGGAGCAGGTGAGGCAGctggagaggcagagagaggaagagcagGTGGACAGAGCTGCAGTCATCAATGCCCTCTCACAGCGTTTGGAGGAGAGCCAACAGCAGTGTGCTAAGCTGCTTCAAactggtgtgtgtctgtctgttaaTGTAATTTTTCTGTGCAATGTTAATTCAGATGAAAACCAATCAGTTAATTCAGACCAAAATTTAAGTATCATggatgagtgtttttttttatattacccTTAAAAGGAGTGTAACTCGAAGGGTATTTTGTGTGCCATATGTGGTggacatttcatttatttatttatttatttacttacttaaaataaatgaagtcCCCTATGGAGTAGGGCTGCACAGTTAAGTGAGGTCACCGTTAGCCTTTGTagaagcttgaaatatttaaatgagcaCTCTAACAAACCAGTGTGTTCTGTGACCAACTGAGGTTTTATGTAAGATTTCTGTAGGCATTTAGATAAACATCATTGGCATGGCTGAGCATTTCCACTgatactgctttttttttcttatctttttttttttttaataaataaaaagggtgTGTTCAAGAAATGAGCCAGATGCAGATAAAACTACAGCAGGCCCAGTGTAGTcgtaacataagtgagaacatgAACAAAGCACTGCAAGTAAGTGAACCAGTCCTCCTTCATCCAAAACTCAGTGACGTTGACTATAGTTTTGCAGTTACTCCTCATTTCTCCATAGGAAGAGATGAATGAGTTGAAAGAACAGATCACCCTGTATGAGTCTGCTGTGAAGCTTGGAGCAGTTTGTTTCGATTCTAACCCAAACTGGGAAAACCCGCTCTCCGAGTCCTACGTAGATCTTGGCATTAAGAAAGTGAGCTGGAAAGATGGCAGAAATCACAGGTAAATTGTGTTGCATGATGTCTCCAGAAAATCATATCATTTAATAACATGGTTGAATTCAAGGTTTCAAATGTGATTTagatgaacttttttttttttaattattatttttttttagcaagggTATGttatttctcattatttttCAGCACTCCTGTCCTGTCAGACTCAAGCCTGCCTAAGGAGGACTTGGTGAAAGAGCTGAAGACTGAGCTGCAGCGGTGTCTAGCACAACTGAAAACAAAAAGGGAGAAGATCTCCCGCATACAGAAGGATCTCCAGACCTCACAGAATCATGTGGAACAGCTACAGACCCAGCTACAAGGAGCTGAGAGAACTGCTAAAGATGCTGTGGTGAGGACTGACTCTTATATGTATGTGCACAGTATTTGctgtacataaaaatattatgttattttattatgttgCAGGTGAGGGAAAGCAGCTTAGAGAAGCTTTTGGAGCAATCGAACATAACCCCTCACAAAGAGGTAGCAAGACTGGAAGAGGAACGACAGCAACTCCAGAAGCGAGTAGAGGTCCGTTGTTGTACTCTTGTGTTCTTTGGGAATATGTGGTTTCCTCAATAAAACATTCCTAACAAATCAGGCTTTAATCTTTAATGCTACAAATTTGGTCTTGCATTAAAAGGGACCTTCAAAAAAGATGACATGGTTCTGTACAGAGAGCTCATTTTCCAGGATTTATTTATCTTCTTCTTTCAGCAATAATAATGAGCGGTTTATTAGTCACCAAGACCTATTCCTTTGATGTATTTTAACAACAACCAAAAAGCCTAATTATGTAACCAGCCATTAATATTAATTGTGTATCATAATATATTTGAATGCCCTGACTCCATCTAGAGAATTCTCATTCTCATGCACAGGATTTTAAGAGAATATCTTAAAAGACCTGAGCAAAAGGTTTTCATGTTTATGGATGTTTTTAGAAATCATTCACAGTAACTTTTTTGGAAATGATTGTATGTGCAGGTCTTGGATTGTTCTACATGGATTTAAACAGAGATTTTGTGTTTAAATGAGGCCTGTGGTATTTCAATGGCAGGCACTTGAGTTGAGAAATAAGGAGCTGAAGCAGAGCGAGGAAAAGGTGAAATCGGCTAATTTTGAGCTCTGCACcaagatgagggagatgattCAGGAGCTGGACCAGGAGAAACAGGAGGCTGCTGAGAGGTAAGATGCTAGtggctcctttttaaaaaaggaaatgtgaGGGATGATTTATTAGATTTACCATTGGTGGTGTATATTCAGGTATGAGAGAACCCAGCAGCAGTACAGAGATGATGTGGTTCAGCATGTTCGTGCAGAACTCGCTCAGGAACACACGGCTCACATTGAGCAGCTTACTGCCCAGCATCAACAGCACATCCAGCAGCTGGAGTAAGTGAATTGTGCCTAAAAACATCTACCAAATAATCTTCATTTCATTCTTAATTAGTCTGCAGGTTTTCTATTGATCAGTGTTAAGTACTATATTAATTCTGCTCCTAATGGTTCAAGTTGTGTAAATGGACTTTCTTGTGCATCCTCTATACAGATCTAAATTATCTGACCTAAGTCAAGAAGTATTAGCTGTGCAGGAATGTTACATCTCTGTTTGCAAGGAAAAAGATAAACTTGAGGAAAACCTTCAGAACCGAATTGATGAGGAGAGAAACCTGAAAGACAGTGAGGTGATCTGTTTCATATGGTGCTGTGCTGTATAGCCGAGTTACacgtttattaatttatatatccCGAAATGgataataaacatttcatttattttctactCCTCAGGTAAAGAGACGACAGGAGATCGAGGAGGCTCAGGAGAAGCAGAAGGCAGATTTTGCCTCCCAACACCAGGAGGCTGTTGCCCAGCTCAAGGCTCAGTGGACCAAAGACAAAGAGACGGAGATACAGTTGCAGGTCACTAAGCAGCTAGCCTCTGCCAAAAAGAGCTGGCAGGAAAGACAGCAAGAAGTAGGTGGCATATTTACTAAACCTAATGGATTTGGAAAAATGACAAACAATTTAGTCAGCACAGTGTTGGTTTGTGTGCTTGTGCTTGAGTATGTGTCCTTAATCTCACTCGCTCAGTTGGAAAGGAAGTGGGAGCGAAAACTGGAAGAGGccatgaaagaaaaacaaaaagccaaATGTACAGAAACACAGGATGATTGCACTCAGACAGACACTGTGGATTCTGTGAGCCCGCTTCTCTCCCTGGAGCAGCTGGAGGAGAGACTCAGTGCCCAGAGGATGGTGCTGCAGCGAGAGTCAGACAGCAAGCTCACCAAAGCAGTGGAGGAGGCAGTGAGGGGCAAAGAGAGAGAACTGCAGCAGAAACATGTGCAGGATATGACATTGCAGGTCAGTCACACACAGAATTTCGATCGCTATTTAGGGCTGGTGTTGATCAGGCAAAAGAGTAAGTTGCTAATGTAACACCGGCTTATGTACCTCTTTCAACTCTTCCAACTATTAACAAAATATAGCTGATAAAATTGGTACACGTTCTGAATATGATGTAAATGACTCTGTTGTGCCTTCTGATTAAGTCAGACACATGATGCAAGTTCCATGATGCACATGGAACTTCTTCATATAATTAGTAGAAGCAACAGATCTTTAACAGAACTGATACCACCTTGACTGATTAGGTGATTAGAACatgtttaattttctataacagcacattctgGCTATATTTCATACcgctggtttatattaatgtgcttgttacATACATTCTAGATACTGCACCTTGTTGTATCTAGTAAATATTTTACAGGGATTTAAAGGGTTTGAAAGGAGTTCATTTGATTGGGCATCACATAATACGTCGTACTGCAGCCAAATTATCACCTAGTGCAGTGGTTCTGAAACTTTTTCAGCTTGATGTCCCCCTAGAGTTGTcaaattttcacttttttttttttttttcttttcacgctaggctcttctgtattaactttctcTGCTAAGAGACTATGTCCTCTATCTAAAActtatccattttaaatagtcttaggtTTTATCAGCATGTATATCAATGGATGTCTCTGTTGTTGTGTGTCTTCGtgtataattgatttaatttcttaatatttctcatttttatgcaCATCATAGTTCAAAGGTTGACAATCCCAACTTGCATACTTACagggaaaatattttatttatacattttatatataataatgttataGAATTTCTGTGCACCCCCtccccagtttgagaaccactagCCTACTCCAATGGTCATGAAATACAGAGTGCCTTGTTTTTGCACTTTTACCATGACCACAAAAACGCATGTTATTGTGTAACATAATGTTTGTGTAAAATCTTGGAATATCACCGTGCTCGTTCCTCCTCTGTCCCCTTTGCAGGTTGAAAGGGCTGTGTCTAGAGCTCATAATCGCTGGCTCCAAGAGATGTTCTCCCTCCCAGAGTACAAAGCCAGTTTGCAGTCAGAGCGTGAACGGTGGGAAACGCTACAACAGAAACACATTCAAGAACAGGTAGGTTGCcgttaataaaatataaaaaaagctGAAATTACATTCCAACAGCAAAACGGCTAGAACTAAATTAAAAGAACGTGTCAGGATGTTGTTTAATTAAAGCTACAGGCTCCTATTATATTAACTATATTTTGTTGAATGTAGAATCTAATGAAAAGCAAATTAAGACCCACTAGGTGGTTGTACATGATTGGTGCAGTCTGTATTGTATGTTAAACCTGTCATTATCACCTTGAAGGAAAACCCCTTTAACGTTATAAATTAAGAGGTAGTATTAGTTAAAAATAAACTACTAAGCAGAAGACCTATTTATTAGGTGATATAAAGGCCCTTTATATCTGCATCATCCAGGTGTCTTCAGCAGTAAAAGCAGCTGAAGACAAATGGCAGGAGACAATGAGTAGAAAATGCAAGGAGCTAGAGGACTATGTGCACAGAAACCAGGAGCTTCAGGAGCAGGTGAACTGTCTGAACACACAGCTGGAGCGTTCTGGTGAGGAGCAGAAGGCGCTTTTCAAAGGTGAGCTCTCTGCTGCCAGAGCTTTGTGGAACACTGAGAAGCAGGAAGAGATTTCATGCCTTAAGATGCAACTTCAGAGGGACCAAGAGAGCCTAAAAGAAACTCATCAGGCACAGCTGGAGAGAAGAATAAAAGAGACCTGGGAGGAGGCTCTCAGAAAGGGGCAAGCACATCTACAGGAAGCCATCCGGAGCAAGGAGCAGGAGTGGAGGAGTCAGCAACAGCTCAAGTAATGATAAAAGACCACTATGATTGAACATTGAACTAAGCATAGTGTTGCTATCATGTACAGATATACACACTGTTTGTTTGCTAAACTGCACCAGTACTCACAGAACATACCTGTTTTTTGAGGTTGCGGGAAGAACGGCAGCAGTCGATGGAGGAGGTGCTGGCCGAGTTAAAGGAGGTTCTGAAGGAGGTCCAGGAGCAGAGAGAAGCTGCTGAGGAGGCAGATGGCAAGGAAGGAGGTGTAAGAGGCAGACTGAGGAACCTGTGCAGGGAGGCACTGGCCAAAGCTGAAGCCAACACCAAGCAGAAGTCGCTGAAGGTTTGTCATGTCTGGTTCAGTGCTTTGAACCATAAAGATAAGCAATGAACAGATAACGGCAATGCTTTCTTCAGACCAGCTCCTTTGAAAACATTAACCTAATCTAGATCTGCCGCATCAGTAGCACATGAGTTACAATAAACAATCATTTCATCACATTTCCCTGTACTGAAAAACGTGTTGTTTTGTAGAACgctttaattaattattcagtCAGACATCTTTGCATATTAAGCTTTATATTAGTATAATTTAATCCTTTCAGAGATTGAACTACTTTTTCAGTAGGAACAAATTAGGTTATACTGTACTTTACCAATGTAGTTGTGTGGGTCTGATTTATATATGGATACACCCAAACTTTAGGGGAAAGTCTAAGTAGCATTGAATTCATGTTATATATTCAAATCCTAATTCAGCAGTTTGCAAGGCAAGTTTCAGGTAAATGGTTTTTCTGTATAGTAACGTATCAGGAGTTACAGTTCTTGTCTATTGTAATTGCATACGCACAGATGCATAcgtaaatacttttgaatagAGGTAGGATTTTAAAATGCAGATGTATTAACCTATTCTGATAATGATGTTTTCTTCATGTGACGTGTTGTATTatagaatatattatatatgcaatATAGAAACTATACATGACTATGTATATTATGCTACAGAGCAGTGCGGAGAAGTTGAGGCATGTGCTGAAGGAAACCCAAGAGCCACATGAAAAGGAACTCAATCATACACATAGTATGTGGCACTCATGCTACTAGATTTGCTCATATTCTATGAGATCATGAATTTGTTTTTAGATGAATGAACACTTGCATGTTGTACTTTGCAGGCTCATTGGCCCAAAGGAAAGAAAGTGTCTGTAGCAACAAGGGTTGTAATGATACCGTAGGCAGGCTCCAGAAGAAGAATCTGGAGCTTCAGAAGCATCTGGAGAAGGCCTGTCGTCAGCTCCAGCACACGGTCCGAGAGCACAAGAGCACTCTACACAAACTCAAAGGTCCTTAGTGCTCCGCTTTAGCTTTCACATGTCCCAAATATACGCATAAATATCAAAATTCTCTCTTTGGCACATTCTCTTGTTTACGAATGTGGACATGTTGGTCAGTAATCTGCTATGATTTCATTTGTAAttctttctttaaaattttAACCATTTTAGAAGAGCATGAAGAAATCTTGCGAAAAGAGAAGGAAGCTCATGCGAAAGTGGTTGAGCAGGCCAAATTGTCTGCATGCGAGGAATCTGGGTTTGtgctgtttaaaaatgtttttgcctgattaaaatataaataaaaaacaaacaaacatttgtctGCATTTGGCCTTCCATAAAAGGTTGAAGTTTTTAGGTTCATGATCTGTTACAGTGCTGCAGTCAGTCAACAAAATCTTCATGCTGGCCTTGAAGAAATGAACGAACAGTATATGAAAGCTGTGCAAAAAATAAGAGGTCTGTGTATTTCAGTCTTTTTAGTTTACTCTGCTATTCATGGAGTGCTGTTTTAAAGTTTTCTGTGACATTGTTGGCATTGTGTCTGTAGTTAACACTGATGTGTTGTGCAGGTGACATGCTGCGCTACCTGCAGGAGAGCAAAGAGCGAGCAGCTGAGCTGATTAGAGCCGAGGTCCTGAGGGAGAGACAGGACACGGCTCGCAGGATGCGCAGGTACTACCTCACCTGCCTGCAGGAGCTCCTGGAGGAGGGGGGCCAGACCAACGGGTAAGAGTGGCAAGAGTTTCCTTTAGCCTCTGTGctgcttggatgttttttgccTCATCAAATTTTGGTTATCTGCCTCTTTAAAACCCAGTGCTGAGAAGAAAATCATCAATGCTGCCAGTAAACTGGCTGCCATGGCCAAAGTGCTAGAAACACCTGTAGCCAAAAAGAAATTTCAAAGAAATCAGGATTCACAAGGTACAgattgtgtattattattattattattattattattattattattattattattattattatctgtagGAGTAGtcatgatgtatttaaaaagaaacctcatgtttatttttgtaatatttatcaCAGAACCATCATCAAACTCTACAGAAAACTCTAAAGTTGACCATAAAGTGTCTTGTGCTGCATCAAGCCAAAGCCATTCTGCCATAACAGAGTCCCGTAAAGTTTGCAGGAATGAGCAACAGCAGCAGATGAAGGTCCTCGCTGAGACCAGCTCTGTAGGCCAAACAGCCAAAATGAGAACTGCAGGCAAGGCCTCTCAGCCTGACTTCAAATCTGTGAAGACGAATGCCGCTAAAGGTCCTGAAATAATCGAGCCCACCACCCCACGGTCACTCCACCATCATCCTCCCAAATCCTTCTGTGATTTTTCTTCATCTCATGTTCATTTTAATACTGCTGACTCTGTTAATGTGACCCTGAGGAAGCGTAGCAGGGAGGAGTACCTGATGCGGACAGAAGCAGGAAAAGCCAGTGAAAGTTTTACTCCTCGGGTGGCTGTTGAGCCTTTCCTGATTGAAGAGGCGCCTGTGAGAGATGATAGCCAGAGTGACTGGAGTTTATCCAGTAACGGATCCACTTTTTCCAACAACATTCATCTAACCTCCTCCTACCCCAGCAAAACCCCACAGCCAGTCAGCTCATTCTCATTGACTGGCCCTGCTGTAGATGAGCTGGACTTTGGAAGCACCATAGGTGATAACTCTGATGTAACTGTTTACAAAGAGATTGCCAAAAAGCCATTCGGGGTGAAACCCAAGAAGTACGTAGGCAGTAAAATGACAAAGAGCAGGGATCCAATTCCAGGCTCGGAGGATGAGATGAGCCGTAAAACATGTCCTAAGAGTTTACTCTCACAATTCAAAATATCTCAACGGGACAGTGGGTTTGACAGTCCAGTGTCTCTGATTCagaaataaagtgtgtgtgtgtgtgtgtgtgtgtgtgtgtgtgtgtgtggtgtgtgtgtgtgtgtgtgtgtgtgtgttgtactgtGATTTGACTGAATATTGATGTTATGTGATTGTCAGGATTTCTTAATTAACCTGTTTTTGTACTGCCCTTTGTGAATTAAAGTTTAAAACCCTCCATAAAATGTCTCAATTTTCCTAAAAACCTTAATGTTGGACATATTACTTGAGAGCATGTGAGTTGCA
The genomic region above belongs to Ictalurus punctatus breed USDA103 chromosome 14, Coco_2.0, whole genome shotgun sequence and contains:
- the cep152 gene encoding centrosomal protein of 152 kDa isoform X1, which produces MSIDFDSAALQTQHEEEEEYDQEDFAREQELHKLLTDLPDDMLEDSHDSSPELDYSTCSPQKDHDRPQRAWNGQSDQPQPPSAETNPGDTYDQSDHPGYLYGHGHGHVHHLHGRTEHLTQDWDTHQGQNYQYESGDYVYSSTGTAESNGTNNFSVEEDYEQQAYPHTGHHSGADGQDYGEYDNVGHHFQKFDNGITDSQDVDCYKASYQPHKPAKQPNMFNIQSSNQNGHFDQLQRDFLDSSPTTVDAQEYAQLKILNKAQLRQIEDLEQKLEDGRRKMRYLEHQFAIVKDEKDGLTLSLKESSHLIEEAKERESRLQAKVMSLERQIQTLTEREQENMKKQYAAEAAVDSLQQQMTELCRSDTLTRSREQHDRDMAAIKEQHEARVFALQQKLDTHGQNLEEQVQAAQRLREQVRQLERQREEEQVDRAAVINALSQRLEESQQQCAKLLQTGCVQEMSQMQIKLQQAQCSRNISENMNKALQEEMNELKEQITLYESAVKLGAVCFDSNPNWENPLSESYVDLGIKKVSWKDGRNHSTPVLSDSSLPKEDLVKELKTELQRCLAQLKTKREKISRIQKDLQTSQNHVEQLQTQLQGAERTAKDAVVRESSLEKLLEQSNITPHKEVARLEEERQQLQKRVEALELRNKELKQSEEKVKSANFELCTKMREMIQELDQEKQEAAERYERTQQQYRDDVVQHVRAELAQEHTAHIEQLTAQHQQHIQQLESKLSDLSQEVLAVQECYISVCKEKDKLEENLQNRIDEERNLKDSEVKRRQEIEEAQEKQKADFASQHQEAVAQLKAQWTKDKETEIQLQVTKQLASAKKSWQERQQEVGGIFTKPNGFGKMTNNLVSTVLVCVLVLEYVSLISLAQLERKWERKLEEAMKEKQKAKCTETQDDCTQTDTVDSVSPLLSLEQLEERLSAQRMVLQRESDSKLTKAVEEAVRGKERELQQKHVQDMTLQVERAVSRAHNRWLQEMFSLPEYKASLQSERERWETLQQKHIQEQVSSAVKAAEDKWQETMSRKCKELEDYVHRNQELQEQVNCLNTQLERSGEEQKALFKGELSAARALWNTEKQEEISCLKMQLQRDQESLKETHQAQLERRIKETWEEALRKGQAHLQEAIRSKEQEWRSQQQLKLREERQQSMEEVLAELKEVLKEVQEQREAAEEADGKEGGVRGRLRNLCREALAKAEANTKQKSLKSSAEKLRHVLKETQEPHEKELNHTHSSLAQRKESVCSNKGCNDTVGRLQKKNLELQKHLEKACRQLQHTVREHKSTLHKLKEEHEEILRKEKEAHAKVVEQAKLSACEESGAAVSQQNLHAGLEEMNEQYMKAVQKIRGDMLRYLQESKERAAELIRAEVLRERQDTARRMRRYYLTCLQELLEEGGQTNGAEKKIINAASKLAAMAKVLETPVAKKKFQRNQDSQEPSSNSTENSKVDHKVSCAASSQSHSAITESRKVCRNEQQQQMKVLAETSSVGQTAKMRTAGKASQPDFKSVKTNAAKGPEIIEPTTPRSLHHHPPKSFCDFSSSHVHFNTADSVNVTLRKRSREEYLMRTEAGKASESFTPRVAVEPFLIEEAPVRDDSQSDWSLSSNGSTFSNNIHLTSSYPSKTPQPVSSFSLTGPAVDELDFGSTIGDNSDVTVYKEIAKKPFGVKPKKYVGSKMTKSRDPIPGSEDEMSRKTCPKSLLSQFKISQRDSGFDSPVSLIQK